In one window of Raphanus sativus cultivar WK10039 unplaced genomic scaffold, ASM80110v3 Scaffold0805, whole genome shotgun sequence DNA:
- the LOC108822367 gene encoding ABSCISIC ACID-INSENSITIVE 5-like protein 6, whose amino-acid sequence MGSRFNFVDEAKHPALGAGVPLMRQNSVFSLTFDEFQSSWGGGIGKDFGSMNMDELLKNIWTAEESHSMMANNNNTSFNNTVVMNNNGGFSVGVGGELAGCGGGLQRQGSLTLPRTISQKRVDDVWKELMKEDDSGDGVGNVGGGASGVPQRQQTLGEMTLEEFLVRAGVVREESQPVERVDNFNGGFFGFGSDAGLVSARNGFGGPNQPHGGVVRPDLLTTQTQPLQMQQQQPQKVHQPRELIPKQDVAFPKQTTIAFSNTVDLVNRSQPLTQEVKPTILGVRDRPMNNNLLQAVDFKTGVTVAAVSPGSQMSPDLTPKSAMDASLSPVPYMFGRVRKTGAVLEKVIERRQKRMIKNRESAARSRARKQAYTLELEAEVAQLKEQNEELQRKQVEIMEKQKKQLLEPMRQAWGCKRQCLRRTLTGPW is encoded by the exons ATGGGTTCTCGATTTAACTTCGTTGATGAGGCAAAGCATCCAGCTTTGGGGGCTGGTGTTCCATTGATGAGACAGAACTCTGTTTTCTCGTTAACCTTTGATGAGTTTCAGAGCTCATGGGGTGGTGGGATTGGGAAGGACTTTGGGTCCATGAACATGGACGAGCTCTTGAAGAACATTTGGACAGCTGAGGAAAGCCACTCTATGATGGCCAACAACAATAACACCAGTTTCAACAACACTGTTGTTATGAACAACAATGGAGGTTTCTCTGTTGGTGTGGGAGGAGAACTTGCCGGTTGTGGTGGTGGTTTGCAGAGACAAGGGTCACTTACGTTGCCTCGTACCATTAGTCAGAAAAGAGTTGATGATGTCTGGAAGGAGCTGATGAAGGAGGATGACAGTGGAGATGGTGTAGGTAACGTTGGAGGAGGAGCAAGTGGAGTTCCGCAGAGGCAACAGACGTTGGGAGAGATGACTCTGGAGGAGTTTTTGGTCAGAGCCGGTGTGGTTAGGGAAGAGTCTCAACCGGTGGAGAGGGTGGATAACTTCAATGGTGGGTTCTTTGGATTTGGAAGTGATGCAGGTTTGGTTTCAGCTCGTAATGGGTTTGGTGGTCCCAACCAGCCTCATGGAGGTGTGGTGAGACCGGATCTGCTGACAACTCAAACTCAGCCACTGCagatgcagcagcagcagccacaGAAAGTGCATCAGCCGCGAGAACTGATACCGAAGCAGGATGTAGCTTTCCCCAAACAGACTACTATAGCGTTTTCCAACACTGTTGATCTGGTCAACCGTTCTCAACCTCTAACACAG GAGGTGAAGCCTACAATTCTTGGAGTTAGGGACAGGCCTATGAACAACAACCTTCTTCAAGCTGTTGATTTCAAAACAGGTGTTACGGTTGCAGCAGTATCTCCCGGAAGCCAGATGTCACCTGATCTGACTCCAAAGAGCGCCATGGATGCATCTTTGTCACCAGTTCCTTACATGTTTGGTCGTGTGAGAAAAACAGGCGCAGTCCTGGAGAAAGTGATTGAGAGGAGGCAGAAAAGGATGATTAAGAATAGGGAATCAGCTGCAAGATCTCGCGCTCGCAAGCAA GCTTATACGTTGGAGTTGGAGGCAGAAGTTGCACAACTGAAAGAGCAGAATGAAGAGTTGCAGAGGAAACAA GTTGAAATCATGGAAAAGCAGAAAAAACAG CTTCTGGAGCCAATGCGTCAGGCATGGGGATGCAAAAGGCAATGCTTGCGAAGGACATTGACGGGTCCTTGGTAG